The genomic interval atgagcttcatctaaaatctgatttactttttaTATGAGAGATGTAGTTAGTCGAGTTATATACTGCATGTGATGAAGCTTTGCGTatggtgagtagtacgttatatacactatactatgatatataaaatgtatttattaagttttttgtaaatgacattgttgcatttttcaaatgttacatgttataagattagttaaaagttgtttgttagaaGCTAGTAAAATTGGAACATTATCATTTTCTATGAAAATGAAACGATTGCAATAATTAGGAGAAATTAAGTGTTTGATGTTGAAACCTAAACATTTTAAGtcactgctagccttccttattattttacccttaaagtgaaaacatgaacatgtagtatttaagaagtgcttttctaaatGGTACTGTAGATCTGAAAACTATACAAATACCTACAAAGTAGCTCAGAAAGGCACAAATCAGAATCTCTTGTCACTTAATAGTGTTGACTAATAAAATGCTTGTAGAACTATTGTATAAAACACTGGAGGTTGTGCTGAATACAGCAGTGGTTTAATACTGTTGTAGATATCACACCAGCACTTTGTCTCATGTGATAATTCTTATTTATCAAACTGTTTGTGGTCAGTATCAATGGAAATTGTTGTAAACTATTGTTAGTTCTGCTCTGAGTGAAATACTGATGAGGAATGTTTGTGTTtcagaggtgaaagaagaggaagagaaggaggaagaagaaaagaTGGACACATCTGGGTAAAGAAACACTCAGGAATTATTTATGTTCACTGTTAGTGTGGTTTATATTTTCACTGCTGTATTTCGATAAATATCTGAGTTTTAAAGTATATGTGCaaagatatttaaaatatattaaggTTGGGGCGACCACGGCTCAGTGATAGAGTAGgttgtccaataaccgaagggttgggggttcgaatcccgctctatccaagtcactTTATAGCCACATTGCCCAGTATGAATGTGGTGGTTGGAGGGAGCGATGGCGCACTATATCAGCCtagcttctgtcagtctgccccagggcagctatggctacaatagtagcttaccaccattgtgtgtggagtgaaagtataatgcacatcaatgtaaagcactttaagTGACTATGACAGGTGGAGGTGTGCCAAAATTACGATCTATCGCGATATATCATATTGCGAgctacctggcgatacccagccctaatgacaggtgtcaccAACACAGTTCTGGTGGGCTCCATgtagccctcatggaccatgtTGGGGACCCTTACCCAgtgtttccactggatacgtctccgctgcgccacgggaccgatccggtatttcaccgctgtctgccgtccggtaattcatactggttgcgttttgagtgcgctccggttgaacgacatgagacagagcagttctcacgatatttatataatcgcacaagaacgcagttaaatgtatgtgttataaacgcaacaataaacaggtcagtgttcctaacgaaggagaacaagaaggttggactctctggatttgtcatagccacattttttatcaacagccaacagagaagagataaaactgcaccagtaaaacatgaactaaatcaaagttgctacAGTTTCCAgtacagttacagtatgagaggaatcaatatagtggatgtgaatttgtttttacacatgacgtttttacttgaaatataatctgaagtgttttattttgaaaagtaacctgaTATTTTATCTGgaaaggagcagacacgcagcgGACCCAATGGAAATTAACACTTAGACTAaggtggaaacctatcagctccggtgacgtaatgcagcggagccgcatccagtggaaattgggtgTTGGCATCTCTTGTAAACAATGAGCtcaatctaaaatctgatttaatttCCAGGATTTAAACTCTGATGTAGTTGCTACTTattagagttaaatactgctgcacgtgataAAGTTTAAGTATTAAATTAACTAACCTTTAAATGTTGCTGACTGGGTGTATGGATTGtggtataatatatatatatcaaggAAAATGGGATGATAATTTtctatgtaatgaaaatgaaacaattgcacaaattaggagaaataaagtgttgcatgttgaaatgtAAACTTGGTATTTAGGAAGCGCTTTTCTAACTGGTGCCCTCTAGGACTAGTACCTATTGTATGTACTAGCTCAGCTTTAGAAAAGTGCTGTATAatatccaatgcattattaattGAATAACACTAAAGTGGTGTCATTAAATGAGTGACAGATATAGACCGTAAAGTCGTAATTAACCACTCATTGTGTTTCAGACCAAAAGAGGAAGTGAAAACCACTTGAAGTCCAGCAGGTGTGGATGGTTCTATGCTGTGTCCTATTGTGAAGGCAGCTGTTCGCCATCAGAACCAGACCTGGTTCAGTCACATTTACATTAGTTTACAAGTGTTGGGACTGTAAACTAAAACCACTCTGGGAAAACTCCTCCCACATTCTCTCCATCAGCCAATACCAGTCCAGTAACTTATTGAGGTCTTGAATTTGTCCAGCGTTTGGATGAACAAGTAaaaatgttggtgttttttttcttccatgaAACCATGCAGTTGTTTGGACTTTGATATGTGTACTGTTattactttttaataataaaaagcttGAGCAGAATCTTTGTTTACAATATCTCACACAATCAAATTGGAGGAAATGGGTTTTATTGTGTAACAACACAAAGGTTTTGATGGTTAAAGTCCAGTTGAATGAGAACTGCTGTACATGACCAAAGCCTTGGACAGTTTGTAGCTGTTTAAGCCTCCAGTTCAAAGTCAAAGTATGGAGGATCAAAGTAGTGAATCCTGACGTATCCGTCCTCTCCTCCACTGCTAtaactgtaaacacacaaacagtagGGGTGTTTATTACCATGAATCCCGATACATATTGCAATAATGtcaataattacatattttaaacttgcgaaaacaagtaaatggttactaactgtaattcaagtatcaaaaacaagtggtctgtgtgtatgttttatgaaaattaagaagacagtcatcaacatacCCCGCTTTGACTGGTTGTCATAACttaaccttttcctaaatgtcataaatctaagaacttagatgtatacataaaattactaattatattaaacggtttctaagaaaagctgtcccctttaaagatagctcgaaaaaaaaataataccctgaagccacacatcgaATTTGGtcatcctatcttaaacagtttctgagaaatgctgtcccctttaactcagacggacctgaaatgtcagagtgactgccctctatgggttgaaacctggctattacaactgatttttgctattggctgagaacaagatcatgtgaggttttgggaccatcttgtatcacaaacaagcactattagccccgcccctttaataAAAGCTAGCTCCTGTGGGCTCtccaatctgtggtgagtaggttgaattgagagaagagtgaatagagaagtatattgagtagctagttagcatagcatagtgTTCATtgggagattttatagtatagactgggcgagTCTTAACTactatcaagacattttttacatttccctcctagtggcaggtcaggggGTTTgtttcactgacacctagtggccAGGCCTTTAGTTGTTTATGCATATGTTGGAgcaattaaatggtttttctcattaaaaaaacatgactaaaaaaatcaatttggacattttttggaccGATACGATAATCGTGCGTTGAACTATTGCGAtatatcaattttttcttacactcaTTAACACACATTGATCAGTCTCACAGCACACAAGTGGTGGTTTACCTCTTTCCATCAGGATGGAATGCCACACAGTTAATGGGTCCAAaatgacctttgaccctgcCAAATTCTTCTTCATAGGCAGCGTGGAAGAACCTGAGAGCAGAAGGTAAATATCATGCCAACATGCAGACGATTGTAGGATCTGACAGCGTCTTCAGTagcgtctcacctggcttcaaaCTTGCCGATCCTGGTTGAGGTGGTGGTGACCTCCATGGCTTCCTGTCCACCACCCATCACcacctgcaacacacacacagtcagtcaGTACACTCAGTTGAGAGcacggttggggtcaaatataattgtaattgtaatcatgtagttgataattaattaccatTGTGGCATAATCTTaatggtaattgtaattttaaaaatctgttgctgtcgtaatcgtaattaaatttcaattgagttcagataattgactttgtaattataattgccattaaaattatataaaaattgtcaattataatttaaagcaaaactgATGCAAAAAGatgcaattgaccccaactctggctGGGAGTCACATGGTTTTCTATCTACCCTCAAACATGCAGTTTGTTTGACAAATCCCAGATCAGATCACTTTAACTCATTCCTCTGCTCTCTAACCAAGATGTTTATAGTTTCACTACaacagaaaacttgatacagTATAATGAAACATTTCTTACAACTAGGCCTGGGCTGATTATCGAGAAATCAATTAACCAGAcggtaaataaaatgaactctGTAACTTTGCCCGCCTCGGTATATTGCCATATTCATGCGTATTTGGCGGCGCGCCTTTCGGCTGCAGAGGCTAGCATTTGCAACaaatattaaacagcagataactcagtcagttctaataatttatcagtgaacctgcagcgtaaaaCTTTGAAACAGTATACCACCGCCAGGCAATCTTaaatttaggtaaatcaaaccgTTAAAGTCCGGTAGATGCGGCAACTCTGGTCCTACTGCGGAGCCTCTTACCCGtggtgtccgccagcggaggagacgtaagcggtgtgatcagaaaCGGAAATGCCgggcggggctagcaaccaagctaagtctaagtattttgttttcctcgtCTTTCGCCTCCTAACAGGCTGGATGACAAGAGGGTTCACCCTCAGCACCTGCATGTTTGTTCCATAGAGGAATGAACGAAATAAACTAGAAACTAAAACGAACAGAATAAAACAGGGAGAGGCGGGGCCATAagcaataatttgtgggacaatatatcgtccAGCAAAATCTTTTATTGGCCTAGGCCTAATCACAAACAAGTTTTTTCCGACTTAAGCCCCACAGAAAGGTCTGACAGTAGTTTCAAAGATGAGGTCTTACGTGGTCCATGATGGGGGAGATGGCAGCTGAGTTAACAGGTCTCTCTGTTCTGAAAGTCTTGATGTGATCCAAAGAGGCGGCATCAAAGAGCTGCAGGAAAACCAAAGcactcagagtgtgtgtgtgtgtatcaggtTTAACTATTCACTGAACCCACTGAGAAACAGCAGAGTCATGGTGCTAACCTTAGCTGTATTGTCTTTAGAAGCAGTGATGAACATGGTGAGATCCACTGAGGGCTGGATGTCATTGATCTGCTTGGTGTGTTCCTTGGCCTTCTTTATTATTTCACCAGTctgcacacagagagagagagagagagctctgAGCTGGACCAGTCCCACTATGAACTACTGTTGATCCCAGTATGAACCAAACCTTAGCGCTGTACTGGTTGATTTCTCCATTTTCATGGCCAGCGATCACAAACTCTCCCAGAGGTCCCCACACAGCACTGGTGATCTTGTAGTCATTGCAGGGGACCGACATGTACGGCTGGTTGtcctctgaaaacacacacgatTGTAAAGCCTGGTAAAAAGTGCGTGGTGAAGGCAAACAATGAGTGTAGAGGAGCAGACATGTCATGTTTAATGTCTACAGCTAAATCTATGACCGTGTTACACTTTTATACGTCATGTTTGCTTTTTGTATATGTTCATATTGAAGAATGAAGCGCACATTTTGAAACCGttggttttgtgtttgtgtcgAACAATAGACTCTTTGATtgattgtaaacattgtgacgtttgtgacgtattttgctgggcggggcttagcctggaggcaaacccACTATAGATGACTTTCCCGCGCTGTTAGACAATGAAGAGCaacgtggcggccatcttacctcagacagctggcccCACTCATTACATCGATGTCAATGATacatgtactatttaaataacccCAACTTGctacattttcaacaaattttctaacggcaagcagcaatttcaacatgtacaagcatcttatgtcatacctacgtataataaggtttgtaataagGCAAACCGTTTGTAAATCCATCTATATTTCATAGagttaagggtatttttgtttaagctgatcactcTCCTTCCAACAGCTACCGTAGGCAAGTAAATAACCACGAGATAAATAGCGTTTTAAGATGTTTACAGGAATGCTCCTCTCAAACCACACACACCCCTAGCAGCATGGTGGTACAGTTGCAGAGTGACACGTTCTGTAGACGCAGAACTTTGGTTGGTCAACCTCTGCGTCATGTCTACAGGTCCAAACACGGTAACATGATTCAGGCTTTATACCAACTGGATCAGCTATATCAGATCGgccaatatttagcattttatgcaattaaggAAAATTTAGGATCGGCTGTAACGTCTTGGATCGGCTGTAACGTCTTAAATCGCCGATCCAATCAAGGACGTCACTGTCATGATGAAACTTTCTCtcgatgctcccattgcattgttttatcgtctcatttacGCCAAAGACGTTCTACACCACGAACATGTTTGCTCTATGCGACACGGCTCTATAGCATTTCACTCTCATCTGTCGGCCAAAGCGCAGCACTGGGCCTGGTTTCCTGGGTCTACTGGCTATGAAAGCGAAATCAGCTGTTAGCGTCTCTGCGCGTGCGATGGAGCTAGTTTGATTTATTCAGCCAGTGCAGCCGCAGCGTGAAGGCTGCGTTCGCTTATACTTTCTCTTTTATATCgagctctgtctgtctgttcagGGTGTTGGTGGACAcaggtgtatgtgtgtgtgctccacCTCCACTATGCACCTGTGAAGAGGGAAATCACTTACTCTTTCACTCCCTCAGTCACGATACATCTATAGCTAccaaaacatgtttgattttacgTAAATCAGTACCAGGTAGGAAAAAAAGTACCAAATTTGGTACCCATCCCTTCTCATATGATTggagatagttttttttttttttaactcactgatcggtgatTGGCCAAAAAATCTGATGGTGTAAAGCCTAGTGCATACGTACCGATCTGCTGTGGGTCCCTCAGGTCAAAGAAGTTGAGGAAGCACTGGTAGCCCATCTGCTTGTCAGTGGAGAACATGATGATGTTCCCGCTGAAGTCAAAGCCGCACGTTCTGACCGCGGAGTTGGTTTTGAGGAGAGCCAGCTGTTTCCCTGGTAACCACAGAAACCAGTTAGTATTGGACATTCCTGAACATTTCAAAAGGCAGAGATGTTGAACTACATTGCATGTTGTACCTGTCTCACAGTCCCACAGTATGCAGCTGTTGTCTGCTGACCCCGTTAACACGTTCTTTGTGTCCCCTGTTAAACATGACTCAAGGAAGCAAAACCAACCACTACCAGCCAATCAGATTACGCAGCATTCACTGAGAAAGGATACAGTCACAGTCCACACACCACACGGCTCCCGTGTGTCCGTTGTACGTCCCGAGCCTCTCGCCGTTCACGGAGTACCACACATTGGTGACCTGCAGAAGGTCAGGACAGCGAGGACCAGCTCAGTTAAACACCTTTAAACAGGGAGTTAATGATGAGGAGAACTCACCGTGTCTTTGGCCACAGAGAACAGCAGGTCTCCCTCTCTGTTGTACTTGATCTGAGTGATGGACCTCTCATGGCCCTGTAGAAGGATGggtttctacacacacacacacacacacacacacacacacacaagtattcAGAAGATCGACAACTACAACTTGTCTTTACTTTACAGgttgtattttacagctctgttGCGTGTGTGTACTCCTTTATCAATGATCAGGTTCTcgccagtgctgttgagcgtaagAGCCCCCGAAATTGTAATTTTGCTACTCTACGGAGCGACTGCGCcccctacgttcagttttcagcaacgtacaggggattttctgttattttttcccttttttaatcggtatcgtcatataattgttgcacacttggacacaaaagggacgcCCAGCTGTGCacaggttgttttaactctttttaaacTGAATAACCGAGAAACATATTCATCAGCTGCACCATCTATTTAAAACAGGTGATTAGCTTGGATGCTCCCGTCGTTACCTGAGGACttctgcagccctttagctgcccctgatgctgcctgtgtgcatcctctgcttACTAACTGTAATAACCGTCCGCATATTGTAGTTCCCAGGATCCAGGCTCCGCTGTGCACGGAGGCTCAAACGTACCATGGCCAGGAAAGGCCCGGCTGCAAAGGCACCGCCCCGCTCCCAACTCGCTGCTTACCAGGGCCGTGGACACGGTTACCTCACTGAGCCCTCTTTGCTCTACGGTGGGGATGGAGCCCCCTCACCCCCGGCACGGACTGTCCTGTACCGGACCACGAGAGTTGGCGCCCAACCCGACCCGTCTAGAAACACGGACCGCTGTGCAACTGCACAGTAGAGCACAGTGAATGAAAGCATGTTGACCACCAGCTCCTTATCTTACAGCTGCACTTTAGTCTCATCACTTACAGTCCCTggcattatttaataattcattgtgCTCTTTTATCCAttcaccttttatttaaaaacccacCTTCCACAGTTGTTATGAGAGCTGACATTGTAGGTgtttatgtatgttttaaagCTACTTTGATTGTGCAGAGCAAAATGATTAGTGTCTTGTGGGATTTATGCAGCTCATTTAAGTTTTGTGTGGAAGTCTttattttagaaagtgtctatttgtacggtcaCCGTACGAACAACCCCCAATGCTATTGGTACTGTTACctaagtacaagtacgtagcgtcttagggttacgTTATATCCCTATTTCGCAGCAATTttaagggttaggtttagtcttagtcacgtgacctaaactggtaatataggggcgctgcgtacgaatagaatgtcggtatattgatagtCACTGCctcacttttataaatgaattagctgaacaagctaatattttagtataaaataatgattataCTAAGTAATAATCAACATTGAATGACACTCTTTTGTCCAGTCTGTACTGATATTTAAAGTTATACACCTCGCATGATTCAGGACAAGGTGAAGAAACTCATGCCAGTTTAGAATGATCCGTTATGGACACATTTCGACATTTAATGTGATATTAAATGATCCTACATACAAAATTAACAGGACAATAGACAACTATTGTGATAAAAGAAGAGGGAAAACTCGTGCACCCGGTGATGAGTGTCAGATAAACACACGCTTATTGGCATAAAACCGGCTAATTTAAAAGCTATGCTATCATTAGCCGTCCACTATTATGACAATGACACCACAAAAGGTTTCATGAAATAGTAACTCTCCTTTAAGGAGTGTTGTGTTGATAATTAACAAACCATTTTTCCAGCTGAATTCGTTCAGTAGCTCCAGGAATTTGTAAGCGGCTccggtaagaaaaaaaaaaaaagctacgaGATAGAAGCTAACACTCGTGTACGAAAAACACAGAAGAACGGCGGAAAAGGATATTGCGTCACTTCCGGCGTCAGAAACATTCGACGCTCCCTCTACAGGCGAAacctacggaagaggattagggccatttttgatggagaaaatattttttgggcAGATCAAGAAAAATTTCGAAATTTCGaatttaatctcgacattattCTCAAATTTTCTTCTTTATCCTCGAAATTTTAactttatgaaaaatattttccccatcaaaattggccctaatcctcttccgtactaTTTCTCGGTCATAAGGAAACTTTGAAGTggaaaagtaattaaaaaaaaattttcttcCCCAgatgttaacaaaaaaaaacgtttgaactaaaaaaaaaaaaaaaaaacagtggagcTTTGAGAACATTTTGTATCTCTAATGTATTAAAATGCAAGGCAGTGGTAAAAAAAGTGTAATTCTAAATGTGTGGTTGTATTAAATGCACTTAAAAGTAAttttaagaatttaaaataGTTTTGGTGCCACttctataataaagtgttaaacatttttcaatcttaaaacagatttaaatCAATACGAAATTAACAATAGCTCAGATAAACATTATTTCCCTTGTTATATTGTATTTCAAAGCATCAGTCATATACAGTGGATTtaaaagtctacacacccctgttcaaatgtCAGGTTTTTatgatatatattaaaaaaaaatgacaccaagataaataatttcacaactttttctaaCTATTCTttgacctataacctgtacaatgcaattgaaaaaccaactgaaacctttaaaggggaaaaaataaaaataaaaaactcaagATAACCTGCTTGCATAAACATGCACACCCttaaactaatactttgttgcaGCACCTTTGGCTGTTATTACAGTACTCAGCTTTTTGGGTAAGAGTCTATCAGTGTGACACATCTTGATGAGGCAATATTTGCCCACTCTTCTTTACAAAACCACTCCATATCTGACAGATTGCGAGGGCATCTTCTGTGcacagccctcttcagatcacccCACAGATGTTCAGTTGGGTTCCGGTCTGGATTCTGGCTGTGGGCCGTTCCAAAACCTCAGTCTTATTCTGGTGAAGCCATTCTTTTGTTGATTTGGCTGTGTGTTTAgggtcattgtcatgttggaTGATAAAGGTCCTCTTCAGCTTTCTAACAGGAGCCCAAAGATTTTGTGCCAATACTGCCTGGTATTTGGAAAtgttcataattccctccaccctgaTTAAGGCCTAAGTcccagctgaagaaaaacagccccaaagcatgatgctgccaccaccatgcttcactgtatgtatggtgttcttttggtgatgagcagtgttgtttttgcaccaaatacaccttttggaattatggccaaataTTTCAACTTTGGTTTGATCGAACCATAACACATTTTCTCACATGCTTTTGGgagacttcaaatgtgtttttgcaaaatgaagccgggcttaaagttttttttttgtaagataAGACTTGTCTTGCCACCCTACCCCATAGCCCAGACATATGAAGAGGATGggagattgttgtcacatgtactacagagccagtacttgccagaaattcctgcagctccttcaatgTGCTGTCGGCCTTTTGGCAGCTTCCCTGACCAGTTTCCTTCTCgtcttgtcatcaattttgGACGGATGCCCTGTTCTTggtaaagtcactgttgtgccATATTTTCTTAACTTGACgatgactgtcttcactgtgttccatgtAATATTTAATTCCTTGGAAATTATTTTGTACCCTTCACCTGACTGATATCTTTGAACAATGAGATCCCTCTGATGCTTTGGACGCTCTCTGAGGACCATGGCTTGTGTTGGAAGATGTGGCTacaaaaatgtcaggaaaagctACTAGAACAGCTTTATTTTTAACAACTTTATTTGTGGTTAATCAGAGGCACTTGAAATAGTGACAGGTGTATGCTGACTCCAATTTAACATGAGTTTAAATgtgattctgtttttttatttttacttcacctccctgaaatgtttcagttggtttttcaattgcattgtataGGTTATAGGTTACATTAAAGATGGAAAAAGTTGTTAActtatttatcttggtgtcatttttttttttaaatcacaaaaacctaacatttgaacaggggtgtgtacactttttatatccactatacatttgtggttttgtttttgtatgtcCAGCTGTCAAATCCAGTACACAACTCtttattttttgcaataaacaatttttacaaagccaaaaaacaaaaaggaaacatCTTTGGTTCCTTGTGGTGGTGACGGTTTACAGGAATCCTTCCGGTGAGATAAAAGCTCGAGCTATAGCTGAAAACATCATGTTTCTGATACTACACAGTACTTGGAGTGTGTGGATGAGAAAACATttgatttcaaaacaaaaagaagctGTTGTGTGTTTACATACACGCGGGACAAAAATCCATTACATTCTTAGCTATGTACTCACTACTTCAAACCACTACaaattagacacacacacacaagcatgtgTATGTTCTGTTTGGAACCTGATTATAAGCAATGAGTGAGCAACAAtcagcagcacacacaccaacacaaagGCATTTTTAAAGCAGAATCATGTCAACTAAAGGTTGCGTAATGAGACATGTAGAGGGGCCGCATAGTACGGAACATTGGAAACATGATcaaatgttattaaaaaaaaaaaataataataatctgcatTTGTAACAATTATAAGGATccgttaaagaaaaaaatatcaaaacatgaTGAAAACTTATTTTTTAGCAACATTTGATCCTGAAGAGCGACTGTCTGCTTATTAAAGCAATACTGACTATGGAGGATTAATAATCAGCCCTCTACTGATTCAGGTGGGATGGTGAACAGCTATTGGTGCAGAACAGCAGCCCTTTAGGACCAGGATTAGACATTATTCCTAATCTGACATTTGGGAAACTTTACCACTAACTGTTGTTAAAACTATGACGCACCATATAATCTCTGAAGAGCGTTGTTTTTAAGTGAAGCGCTTCATTTTTATGAACAGGTTCTTATTATCGTGTCTGTTGTCCGTCAGTCACGACATCCACACGTCTAATCTTTTTATACCTGCACATTCACTACAGGCTTCATTACCTTCTGTGAGAATTAACAAAAAATCATATTTAGGCAGGATGAAATTACCTCTGTGTATCTTCTCTTACAAAAACAAGATCCTGGTGTCAaattataaacaaaaatgttgtaGCTTGTTAATCAGAAAAGGTTAAGCGATCCTAGAAAAAAAGAGCTGAGGGGCCAGAATAAACTCCACCccccaggaaaaaaaaactgctctaACAGAGttattgtttattagaaaacagaaaatattgaTTCTAAAGTTAAAACAGCTGAACAAACTCGTAATCCTTGCTATTGTTGTTCTCAAATGTTcacctgttttttgttttattttgtctagtgaagtattaaaaaaaactacgtTAATTTCCATGAGTCATGAGTGGACACTAAAAAAGctgctgtttattgtttcctgAGGCTGATGCAAAGCCTTTGTTATTCTGCTGAATAAGAAAACCTACGAGGGCAGCAGTACATTCACAGTATGATGTGCACGTAGATGTGGAACCAGTCCTGTACTGGGAGGACTTCCTATTGTTGATCAGACATTTGGCCTCAACCACTAAAGTGAGAATCTCTTCCACACTCTGGCGTCCTATGAGCGGTGGACTATAGTGGCTTAGAGGCTGGTGCTTCGATGTCGGGGAAGACTTCAGGCTTTAATCGTGTACTGGTTCGGTTTTGGTCAGTGGGTCAGAGTCCAGTTGTGGCTCACAGTGATGCTGGCAG from Gouania willdenowi chromosome 11, fGouWil2.1, whole genome shotgun sequence carries:
- the eif3i gene encoding eukaryotic translation initiation factor 3 subunit I, which codes for MKPILLQGHERSITQIKYNREGDLLFSVAKDTVTNVWYSVNGERLGTYNGHTGAVWCVDCDWDTKNVLTGSADNSCILWDCETGKQLALLKTNSAVRTCGFDFSGNIIMFSTDKQMGYQCFLNFFDLRDPQQIEDNQPYMSVPCNDYKITSAVWGPLGEFVIAGHENGEINQYSAKTGEIIKKAKEHTKQINDIQPSVDLTMFITASKDNTAKLFDAASLDHIKTFRTERPVNSAAISPIMDHVVMGGGQEAMEVTTTSTRIGKFEARFFHAAYEEEFGRVKGHFGPINCVAFHPDGKSYSSGGEDGYVRIHYFDPPYFDFELEA